A stretch of Campylobacter gracilis DNA encodes these proteins:
- the thrB gene encoding homoserine kinase, whose product MIIRIPATSANLGPGFDALGLSLGLFNEVEITEQKFFCVSLSGEGSDRAWLKKGNAFLNIFNEIYRKLGGRQEINFKFAFHNNIPFSRGLGSSSAVIVGAIASAYKICGFEIDRAKILNTALEYENHPDNIAPATLGGFVSSVVDGKTVRTQKCEISQDLQAVVVIPDTPMPTNESRGRLPKSFSIKDCVSNLSHAAFLSACFMRRDYDSLRYACIDKMHEQMRMGVLPQLFEVREIAYANGALMSSLSGSGSSFLNLAYRSDAAKLKACLSENFKNFRVEILDIDNGGFNID is encoded by the coding sequence TTGATTATAAGAATTCCTGCGACGAGCGCAAATTTAGGTCCCGGTTTCGACGCGCTCGGCCTTAGCCTAGGGCTATTTAACGAAGTAGAGATTACCGAGCAGAAGTTTTTTTGCGTATCGCTTAGCGGTGAGGGCAGCGACAGAGCGTGGCTTAAGAAGGGCAACGCTTTTTTGAATATTTTCAATGAAATTTACAGAAAACTAGGCGGCAGGCAAGAGATAAATTTTAAATTTGCTTTTCACAACAACATCCCGTTTTCGCGCGGGCTGGGCAGCAGCTCAGCCGTGATCGTAGGCGCTATCGCAAGCGCTTATAAAATTTGCGGTTTTGAGATCGATCGCGCTAAAATTTTAAACACGGCGCTGGAATATGAAAATCACCCCGATAATATCGCGCCCGCGACGCTCGGCGGCTTTGTCAGTAGCGTCGTGGACGGCAAGACGGTTCGCACGCAAAAATGCGAAATTTCGCAAGATCTGCAAGCGGTCGTCGTTATCCCCGATACGCCGATGCCTACGAACGAATCGCGCGGCAGGCTGCCTAAGAGCTTTTCGATCAAAGATTGCGTTAGCAACCTTTCGCACGCGGCGTTTCTGAGTGCTTGCTTTATGCGACGCGACTACGACAGCTTGCGCTATGCCTGTATCGATAAGATGCACGAGCAGATGCGCATGGGCGTGCTTCCGCAGCTTTTTGAGGTGCGCGAGATCGCTTATGCAAACGGCGCGCTTATGAGCTCGCTATCGGGAAGCGGCTCAAGCTTTTTAAATTTAGCCTATAGATCCGACGCTGCAAAGCTTAAAGCCTGCCTTAGCGAAAATTTTAAAAACTTCCGCGTCGAAATTTTAGATATCGACAACGGCGGCTTTAATATTGACTAA
- the infB gene encoding translation initiation factor IF-2: MGVLIKDIADELGYASKEIIEKAQEMGFKKVKTASNKVSEEEAAAIYDYIQTGILPGKKSKPAKKSSEKAQEDENKPAKKQSETKKTAKKESPKKAESLKASGSKESAQSAKEPSDEKTRTQEPEVKTEKSQNQKEEISSAPQEKEEKQNAASKPAPVQINSGDSIANESLQKRRGLVIVKKKKEVQVPAAQDRTEPRREKISASLEAIFSNAELNLKKKKIEKKKAPAAKKEDALKIDIIPDHEMADIVIEDEDVVVMPDFTVKPIQTENRTKSKNQPNIYRASQNQIFSSEGGISRGGRKKHKKAPREQGSEIVSSVNIPKEIRVYEFADKIKKQPSEIIGKLFALGMMTTKNDFLDEDAIEILASEFGIEVNIIDEAQEFDYIKAYEDSEGEENLIARAPVITIMGHVDHGKTSLLDYIRNSRVASGEAGGITQHVGAYMVEKNGRKITFIDTPGHEAFTSMRARGAEVTDIVIIVVAADDGVKPQTKEAIAHAKAANVPIIIAINKMDKPNANPDLVKTGLAELDIMPTEWGGSYEFVPISAKTGDGIENLLEIVLLQADLLELKADPSKQAKATIIESSLQKGRGAVATVIVQNGTLHVGDTVVAGIAYGKVRALSDDKGRALKQILPGECGVIIGLSEVPGAGETLIGVSSDKEAREYASKIYEHQRQKELSKSTKVTIDELSAKIAEGSLKSLPVIVKADVAGSLEAIKASLEKLRNDEVKVDIIHSGIGGITQNDIALASASENCVILGFNVRPTGEIKELAKERGAQIKTYNVIYNLIDDIKALLGGLMSPIISEEALGQAEIRQVINVPKIGQIAGCMVTDGLIARGAKIRVIREGVIIFEGNVSSLKRFKDDAKEVAKGLECGVGIEGYDDMRVGDFIESYKQKEEQATID; the protein is encoded by the coding sequence ATGGGTGTTCTGATTAAAGATATCGCGGACGAGCTTGGATACGCAAGCAAAGAGATAATCGAAAAAGCGCAGGAGATGGGCTTTAAAAAGGTAAAAACCGCGTCTAATAAAGTAAGCGAAGAGGAAGCTGCCGCTATTTACGATTATATTCAGACGGGAATTTTGCCGGGGAAAAAGTCAAAGCCTGCGAAAAAAAGTTCCGAAAAAGCGCAAGAAGACGAGAATAAGCCCGCTAAAAAACAGAGCGAAACTAAAAAAACCGCTAAAAAAGAGAGTCCTAAAAAGGCGGAAAGTTTAAAAGCTTCCGGATCCAAAGAGTCCGCGCAGAGTGCCAAAGAGCCTAGCGATGAAAAAACGCGTACGCAAGAGCCCGAGGTAAAGACCGAAAAATCTCAAAATCAAAAAGAAGAAATTTCCTCCGCCCCGCAGGAGAAAGAGGAGAAGCAAAACGCTGCCTCAAAGCCTGCGCCGGTGCAGATAAACAGCGGCGATAGCATCGCTAACGAGAGCCTGCAAAAGCGCCGAGGCTTAGTCATCGTCAAAAAGAAAAAGGAAGTTCAAGTCCCGGCGGCACAAGATAGGACCGAGCCTAGGCGCGAAAAGATAAGTGCGAGCTTGGAGGCGATCTTTTCAAATGCCGAACTAAATTTGAAAAAGAAAAAGATCGAAAAGAAAAAAGCTCCCGCGGCTAAAAAAGAGGACGCCCTCAAAATCGACATCATTCCTGATCACGAGATGGCGGATATCGTCATTGAGGACGAGGACGTCGTGGTAATGCCCGATTTCACCGTCAAACCAATTCAGACCGAAAACCGCACCAAAAGTAAAAACCAACCTAATATTTATCGCGCCTCGCAGAATCAAATTTTTAGCAGTGAGGGCGGTATAAGTCGCGGCGGTCGCAAAAAGCATAAAAAAGCCCCTCGCGAGCAGGGTAGCGAAATCGTAAGTTCTGTAAATATCCCAAAAGAGATCCGCGTTTACGAGTTTGCCGATAAGATTAAAAAGCAGCCTAGCGAAATCATCGGCAAGTTATTTGCGCTCGGGATGATGACGACGAAAAACGACTTTTTGGACGAGGATGCGATAGAAATTTTAGCAAGCGAATTCGGCATTGAGGTAAATATCATCGATGAGGCGCAGGAGTTTGATTACATCAAGGCCTACGAGGACAGCGAAGGCGAAGAAAATTTAATCGCTAGAGCGCCTGTCATTACCATCATGGGGCACGTCGATCACGGTAAAACGAGCCTGCTCGATTACATCCGAAACTCGCGCGTAGCAAGCGGCGAAGCGGGCGGCATCACGCAGCACGTAGGCGCGTATATGGTCGAGAAAAACGGCAGGAAGATCACCTTCATAGATACCCCGGGCCACGAAGCCTTTACTTCGATGCGCGCGCGCGGAGCCGAGGTTACCGATATCGTAATTATCGTAGTGGCTGCAGACGACGGCGTCAAGCCTCAGACTAAGGAGGCTATAGCGCACGCCAAGGCCGCAAACGTGCCGATCATCATCGCGATAAATAAGATGGACAAGCCTAACGCCAATCCCGATCTCGTAAAAACCGGGCTTGCAGAGCTTGACATCATGCCTACCGAGTGGGGTGGCAGCTACGAGTTCGTGCCGATCTCCGCAAAAACGGGCGACGGAATTGAAAATTTATTAGAGATCGTGCTTTTGCAAGCCGATCTTTTGGAGCTCAAAGCTGATCCTAGCAAGCAGGCTAAGGCAACCATCATCGAAAGCTCCCTTCAAAAAGGCCGCGGCGCCGTTGCTACTGTCATCGTGCAAAACGGCACCCTGCACGTCGGAGACACCGTCGTAGCGGGCATTGCATACGGCAAGGTGCGCGCGCTTAGCGACGATAAGGGCAGGGCGCTAAAGCAAATTTTACCAGGCGAATGCGGCGTTATCATAGGCCTTAGCGAGGTTCCGGGCGCGGGCGAGACGCTGATCGGCGTTTCAAGCGATAAAGAAGCGCGCGAGTACGCGAGTAAAATTTATGAGCATCAGCGCCAAAAAGAGCTTAGCAAATCGACCAAGGTCACCATCGACGAGCTAAGCGCCAAGATTGCCGAAGGCTCGCTAAAAAGCCTGCCCGTGATCGTTAAAGCCGACGTTGCGGGCTCGCTGGAGGCTATCAAAGCAAGCCTTGAGAAGCTTCGTAACGACGAGGTCAAGGTCGATATCATCCACAGCGGCATCGGCGGTATCACGCAAAACGACATCGCCTTGGCAAGCGCTAGCGAAAACTGCGTGATCTTGGGCTTCAACGTCCGTCCTACAGGCGAGATCAAAGAGCTTGCCAAGGAGCGCGGCGCGCAGATTAAGACCTACAACGTCATCTACAATCTAATCGACGATATCAAGGCGCTTTTGGGCGGCCTTATGAGCCCGATCATCAGCGAGGAGGCCTTGGGCCAGGCCGAGATCCGCCAGGTCATCAACGTGCCTAAGATCGGGCAGATCGCGGGCTGCATGGTTACCGACGGGCTCATCGCTCGCGGCGCGAAGATCCGCGTCATCAGAGAGGGCGTCATCATTTTCGAGGGCAACGTCAGCTCGCTCAAGCGCTTCAAAGACGACGCCAAGGAAGTCGCCAAAGGCTTAGAGTGCGGCGTAGGCATCGAGGGCTACGACGATATGCGCGTGGGCGATTTTATCGAAAGCTACAAGCAAAAAGAGGAGCAGGCTACGATCGATTAA
- the rbfA gene encoding 30S ribosome-binding factor RbfA, with translation MNPTELRRLRTQSVLKQLIPEALASLEDELLRGLCVTDVECKRGRYDAFVYLDKNAFDEREQEFVLEKLGRVARYLQNFCAEAEGWYRCPAFHFKFDDRLEYQNKMDDLFDKIEEELRKNG, from the coding sequence ATGAATCCGACCGAACTCAGAAGACTGCGCACGCAAAGCGTGCTAAAGCAGCTCATCCCCGAAGCGCTCGCAAGCCTTGAGGACGAGCTTTTGCGCGGGTTGTGCGTCACCGACGTGGAGTGCAAGCGCGGGCGCTACGACGCGTTCGTGTATCTGGATAAAAACGCCTTCGACGAGCGCGAGCAGGAATTCGTGCTCGAAAAGCTCGGCCGCGTGGCGAGATATTTGCAAAACTTCTGCGCCGAGGCGGAGGGCTGGTACCGCTGCCCCGCGTTTCACTTCAAATTTGACGATCGCTTGGAGTATCAAAACAAAATGGACGATCTTTTTGACAAAATAGAGGAGGAGCTGCGCAAAAATGGTTGA
- a CDS encoding ribosome maturation factor yields MVDLEALARECGVQLYDVETVSENGRTIYRISITKAGGVGLDDCERLSRLLSPIYDVEPPLEGEWTLEVGSPGLERKLSKPQHFANSVGELVRLSCTDGQKLSGEVLDCEGGVLRLRTDGGEVSVRLDEIKKARTYVQW; encoded by the coding sequence ATGGTTGATTTAGAGGCTTTGGCGCGCGAGTGCGGCGTGCAGCTTTACGACGTGGAGACGGTGAGCGAAAACGGCAGAACGATCTATCGCATCAGTATCACGAAAGCGGGAGGCGTGGGCCTAGACGACTGCGAGCGACTATCGCGGCTGCTTTCGCCGATTTACGACGTGGAGCCGCCGCTTGAAGGCGAGTGGACGCTGGAGGTCGGCTCGCCCGGGCTTGAGCGCAAGCTAAGCAAGCCGCAGCATTTCGCAAACTCCGTGGGCGAGCTGGTGCGCCTAAGCTGCACGGACGGGCAGAAGCTAAGCGGCGAGGTGCTAGACTGCGAAGGCGGTGTGCTTAGGCTGCGCACGGACGGCGGCGAGGTAAGCGTGCGACTTGACGAGATCAAAAAGGCGCGAACCTACGTGCAGTGGTAG
- the ribD gene encoding bifunctional diaminohydroxyphosphoribosylaminopyrimidine deaminase/5-amino-6-(5-phosphoribosylamino)uracil reductase RibD, translating to MNDEFYMDLALRAAWRYQALTLPNPAVGCVLLDRGGRVLGIGAHKKAGFLHAEANAVFAALCDLDVNFAQDFACEYAREFGVKFQNLEALKSALLQPSFAYDFILNRHGGLLRGACAYVTLEPCAHRGKTPSCAELLAQLGLSRVVIGARDTNAQAAGGAEILRRGSIEIKFDVCHAAAEELAEPFYLARESGFCFIKINATLNGAAHGRIGSEKQRVFVHELRSVCDYVGVGGQTVRADRPTLDVRAAKFDEISALVGSVDKPLLDTRVAKLGEIGTLTNSTDKLINTSCTAPRNLKLRAPDVWIRSRRALSDFDASIPLFGVAGRKVEVSRSLPADAKITMIEAGASSFDEFAQFASHALIFYSAQMRNAGNFRANAALRPLFISRAGDPHLEANEFYGWFKILK from the coding sequence ATGAACGACGAATTTTACATGGATTTGGCGCTGCGGGCTGCGTGGCGCTATCAGGCTCTGACGCTACCCAACCCCGCCGTGGGCTGCGTGCTTCTGGATAGGGGCGGCAGGGTTCTTGGCATAGGCGCGCACAAAAAGGCGGGCTTTTTGCATGCCGAGGCAAATGCCGTTTTCGCCGCGCTGTGCGATCTGGACGTAAATTTTGCGCAGGATTTTGCTTGCGAATATGCCCGCGAATTCGGCGTTAAATTTCAAAACTTAGAGGCTCTAAAAAGTGCACTTTTGCAGCCGAGCTTTGCTTATGATTTCATCTTAAACCGCCACGGCGGGCTTTTGCGCGGCGCTTGCGCCTACGTTACGCTCGAGCCCTGCGCGCATCGCGGCAAGACCCCGTCTTGTGCCGAGCTTTTGGCACAGCTCGGACTATCGCGCGTGGTAATCGGCGCGCGTGATACGAACGCGCAGGCTGCGGGCGGCGCGGAAATTTTACGCCGCGGGAGCATAGAGATAAAATTTGACGTTTGCCATGCCGCGGCGGAAGAGCTTGCAGAGCCGTTTTATCTGGCGCGCGAGAGCGGCTTTTGCTTCATCAAAATCAACGCCACGCTAAACGGCGCGGCGCATGGGCGGATCGGCAGCGAGAAGCAGCGTGTGTTCGTGCATGAGCTGCGCAGCGTATGCGATTACGTAGGCGTGGGCGGGCAGACCGTGCGTGCCGATAGACCGACGCTGGACGTGCGTGCGGCTAAATTTGATGAAATTAGCGCTTTGGTGGGCAGCGTCGATAAGCCATTGCTAGATACTCGCGTCGCTAAACTCGGCGAAATTGGTACTTTAACAAACAGCACCGACAAGCTGATAAACACGTCGTGTACCGCGCCGCGAAATCTAAAGCTGCGCGCACCCGATGTGTGGATCCGCTCGCGCCGCGCACTTTCGGATTTTGATGCGAGCATCCCGCTTTTCGGCGTCGCAGGGCGCAAGGTGGAGGTCTCGCGCTCGCTGCCTGCGGACGCAAAAATCACGATGATAGAGGCGGGGGCGAGTTCGTTTGACGAGTTCGCGCAGTTTGCGAGCCACGCGCTTATTTTTTACAGCGCGCAGATGAGGAACGCGGGAAATTTTAGAGCAAATGCCGCGCTACGGCCGCTTTTTATATCTCGCGCGGGCGATCCGCACCTAGAAGCGAACGAATTCTACGGCTGGTTTAAAATTTTAAAGTAG
- a CDS encoding cation diffusion facilitator family transporter: MHENHAHCAHSHASNKVVLRNSFLIIFAYMLVEVAGSFATNSLALLSDAGHMLSDAAALGLSLFAFKFGERKGNLQNTFGYRRIEILAATINAVMLIVIAVFIVIEATRRLQNPPEVATTGMLAISTLGLVVNIVVAYYMLRGGDVRENVNMRGAYAHVLGDALGSVGAITAALLMMCFGWGWADAAASVLVAALIVKSGWGVLKDSLNILMEGSPKGVCLDGLVAQIRGVDGVLSVHDLHVWSITSGANALTAHIVVSGELSVREAEQIMAEISHEMEHLGITHTTLQLESSENECGGELICEVRSNAAGVHLGHSH; encoded by the coding sequence ATGCACGAAAATCACGCCCACTGCGCGCATTCGCACGCGTCAAACAAGGTCGTTTTGAGAAATTCTTTCCTTATAATATTCGCTTATATGCTAGTCGAGGTCGCGGGCAGCTTCGCGACGAACTCGCTCGCCCTACTCTCCGACGCCGGACACATGCTATCAGACGCCGCAGCACTCGGGCTTTCGCTATTTGCGTTTAAATTCGGCGAACGCAAGGGCAATCTGCAAAATACCTTCGGCTACAGGCGGATCGAAATTTTAGCCGCGACGATAAACGCCGTCATGCTCATCGTCATCGCCGTTTTTATCGTTATCGAAGCGACGCGGCGCCTGCAAAACCCGCCAGAAGTAGCCACCACGGGCATGCTCGCCATCAGCACGCTGGGACTTGTCGTAAATATCGTCGTGGCCTATTATATGCTGCGCGGCGGCGACGTGAGAGAAAACGTCAATATGCGCGGCGCCTATGCGCACGTGCTGGGCGACGCTTTAGGCTCGGTGGGCGCGATCACGGCGGCACTGCTGATGATGTGCTTTGGTTGGGGCTGGGCGGACGCGGCAGCTAGCGTGCTCGTGGCCGCGCTCATCGTAAAAAGCGGCTGGGGCGTGCTAAAAGACAGCCTAAACATCCTCATGGAAGGCTCGCCAAAGGGCGTGTGCCTGGACGGGCTCGTCGCGCAGATCAGGGGCGTAGACGGCGTGCTTTCGGTGCACGACCTGCACGTCTGGAGCATAACAAGCGGCGCAAACGCGCTCACGGCTCACATCGTGGTTAGCGGCGAGCTGAGCGTACGCGAGGCGGAGCAGATCATGGCCGAAATATCGCACGAAATGGAGCATCTGGGCATCACGCACACGACGCTACAACTTGAAAGCAGCGAAAACGAGTGTGGCGGCGAGCTCATCTGCGAAGTAAGATCAAATGCCGCAGGCGTGCATTTGGGGCATAGTCATTAA
- a CDS encoding ABC transporter six-transmembrane domain-containing protein, with product MQNSAFKTLTLIAKKNFKRLFLTFSLVLAENGLFLAYPVLAGIAINAIVAGDTILALSYSGLVFVGWGLGSIRRRVDTQVFTRIYAGLAVSVIMNEKRAAKDESVIIARANLSREFVDFFEQHFPVFFTSVVSIFGSAIMLLFIEFYVGLAVFALLAVFGILLPKYITKNDRLYLKLNNQLEREAGRISVGDENTLNRHYDVLSKLRIRISNREAMSFFIIGASAAAIFSLAIFLLSSNHANAGHIYSVLTYLWTFAISLDDAPRLVEEFSKLKTSASA from the coding sequence ATGCAAAATAGCGCATTTAAGACGCTAACGCTCATAGCAAAGAAAAACTTTAAAAGACTGTTTTTAACGTTTAGTCTAGTTTTGGCGGAAAACGGGCTATTTCTCGCCTATCCCGTACTAGCCGGCATAGCCATAAACGCCATCGTAGCGGGCGATACGATTTTAGCGCTTAGCTACTCGGGCTTAGTGTTTGTCGGCTGGGGACTCGGCTCGATTAGGCGGCGTGTGGATACGCAGGTATTTACTAGGATATATGCAGGACTTGCCGTAAGCGTGATAATGAACGAAAAAAGAGCCGCAAAAGACGAAAGCGTCATAATCGCAAGGGCAAATTTATCTCGCGAATTCGTGGATTTTTTCGAGCAGCACTTTCCCGTATTTTTCACCTCGGTCGTCTCGATTTTCGGCTCGGCGATCATGCTTTTGTTTATCGAGTTCTACGTAGGTTTGGCCGTTTTTGCTCTGCTCGCGGTTTTTGGCATTTTGCTACCAAAATACATCACTAAAAACGACCGCTTGTATCTAAAGCTAAACAACCAGCTGGAGCGCGAAGCAGGACGCATAAGCGTAGGCGACGAAAACACGCTAAATCGCCACTACGACGTACTTTCAAAGCTTCGTATCCGCATTTCAAACAGAGAGGCAATGAGTTTTTTTATCATCGGCGCGAGTGCGGCGGCGATTTTTAGCTTGGCGATATTTTTACTCTCGAGCAATCATGCAAATGCGGGTCACATCTACTCGGTGCTTACCTATCTATGGACATTTGCGATCAGTCTTGATGACGCGCCGAGGCTAGTGGAAGAGTTTAGCAAGTTAAAGACATCGGCAAGCGCGTAA
- a CDS encoding cupin domain-containing protein produces MSNFKIVSTKSEPRVELKEALGLSGCELSINELPANASVPFVHSHKQNEELYLVLKGGGALFIDGEEKAVKEGDAIRIDPAGKRCFKAGAQGMKFICIQTKRGSLEQYTNGDGVINDDVKPSWL; encoded by the coding sequence ATGTCAAACTTCAAGATCGTTTCAACGAAAAGCGAACCGAGAGTCGAGCTAAAAGAAGCTCTAGGCTTGAGCGGCTGTGAGCTTTCTATCAACGAGCTTCCCGCAAACGCGAGCGTGCCGTTCGTGCATTCGCACAAGCAAAACGAGGAGCTTTACTTGGTGCTAAAAGGCGGCGGCGCGCTCTTTATCGACGGCGAGGAGAAGGCGGTCAAGGAGGGCGATGCGATCCGTATCGATCCGGCAGGCAAAAGATGTTTCAAAGCGGGCGCGCAAGGGATGAAATTTATCTGTATCCAGACTAAACGCGGAAGCCTGGAGCAGTACACTAACGGCGACGGCGTGATAAACGACGATGTAAAGCCAAGCTGGCTGTAA
- a CDS encoding NAD(P)-dependent oxidoreductase translates to MKKVAIIGANGKSGSALVAEALKQGYDVTGFARNKEYKNGAIKLVHKDVFELSKADLAGFDVVISAIATWTPQTFPLHAKMTQHIAELLSGTQTRLFVIGGAGVLYTDASRKTRLMDTPSFPAEYMGVAGATAASYEVLKASKDLIWTYVIPAAEYDANAARTGSYVLGGDELILNGKGKSYIGYADLALAVIDEIKAQKFIGKPFTAVGE, encoded by the coding sequence ATGAAAAAAGTAGCAATCATCGGAGCAAACGGGAAATCAGGTAGCGCGCTAGTCGCGGAGGCGCTAAAGCAGGGCTACGACGTAACGGGTTTCGCGCGAAACAAAGAGTATAAAAACGGCGCCATCAAGCTCGTGCATAAGGACGTTTTTGAGCTTAGTAAAGCCGATTTGGCGGGCTTTGACGTCGTCATCAGCGCGATCGCTACATGGACGCCGCAGACCTTCCCGCTTCACGCGAAAATGACGCAGCACATCGCAGAGCTGCTAAGCGGCACGCAGACGAGGCTTTTCGTCATCGGCGGCGCGGGCGTGTTATACACAGACGCTTCACGCAAGACGCGCCTGATGGATACTCCGAGCTTCCCGGCTGAGTATATGGGCGTAGCGGGGGCGACTGCGGCGAGCTACGAGGTGCTAAAAGCGAGCAAAGATTTGATCTGGACCTATGTGATTCCCGCCGCGGAATACGACGCAAACGCCGCTCGCACGGGCTCATACGTCCTAGGAGGCGACGAGCTGATCCTAAACGGCAAGGGCAAAAGCTACATCGGCTACGCAGACCTCGCGCTCGCCGTAATAGACGAGATCAAGGCGCAAAAATTTATCGGCAAGCCGTTCACGGCGGTCGGCGAATAA
- a CDS encoding Rrf2 family transcriptional regulator produces MQVGIKFSLAVHIMLCVAYFREEKVTGDFVAASSGINPAIARKLISQLKNAALVLTTAGVGGITLARDARLITLLDIYEAVSEEDAMFRLHKGSPSACPVGGKIEAVLAPRFARIQNDFKKSLSSVSLADLLSDLG; encoded by the coding sequence ATGCAGGTAGGTATCAAATTTTCACTCGCGGTTCACATCATGCTTTGCGTCGCGTATTTTCGCGAGGAGAAGGTCACGGGCGATTTCGTCGCCGCAAGCTCGGGGATAAACCCCGCCATCGCGCGCAAGCTGATCTCGCAGCTGAAAAACGCGGCCCTAGTGCTCACGACCGCGGGCGTGGGCGGCATCACGCTGGCTCGCGACGCGCGGCTCATCACGCTTTTAGACATTTACGAGGCGGTGAGCGAGGAGGACGCGATGTTTCGCCTACACAAAGGCTCGCCTAGCGCCTGCCCCGTGGGCGGAAAGATCGAGGCGGTACTCGCGCCGCGCTTTGCTCGCATTCAGAATGATTTTAAAAAATCCCTATCAAGCGTGAGCTTGGCGGATCTTTTGAGCGATCTGGGATAG